Proteins encoded within one genomic window of Thermococcus celer Vu 13 = JCM 8558:
- the purB gene encoding adenylosuccinate lyase: protein MAVHPIDYRYGSEEMRRIWDEENKLQKLLDVEAALARAHARVGNIPEESARVISERASTEWVRPERVKEIEAEIHHDIMAVVKALSEVCGEHGKYVHLGATSNDIIDTANALLIRESLNIVKRDLGEIISILKRLAEEHKYTVCIGRTHGQHAVPTTYGMKFAVWLDEMGRHLDRIGELEERVLVGQMSGAVGTMASFGEKGLEIQRLVMGDLGLKPAVISTQIIQRDVYAELIMVLALIASTLDKIALEIRNLQRTEILEVSEPFGRRQVGSSTMPHKRNPVRSEKVSGLARVLYSNVIPALLNNPLWHERDLTNSSVERVILPESFVLLDEILKSIKKVLSGLEFFPENIKKNLYLTNNLIMAEPLMLKLAEKGMGRQDAHELVRQLAMKAFEEGRDLIEVAKESEEVKKFLNEEDFEGLKPENYIGLAPRIVENVIARIEEKEWKEGF, encoded by the coding sequence ATGGCCGTTCACCCGATTGACTACCGTTATGGGAGCGAGGAGATGAGGCGGATATGGGACGAGGAGAACAAGCTCCAGAAACTCCTGGACGTTGAGGCCGCGCTCGCGAGGGCACACGCGAGGGTCGGCAACATCCCCGAGGAGAGCGCGAGGGTCATAAGCGAGAGGGCCAGCACCGAATGGGTCAGGCCCGAGCGGGTCAAAGAGATAGAGGCCGAGATACACCACGATATAATGGCCGTCGTTAAGGCCCTGAGCGAGGTCTGCGGCGAGCACGGAAAGTACGTTCACCTCGGCGCCACTTCCAACGACATAATCGACACGGCCAACGCCCTTCTCATAAGGGAGAGTTTGAACATAGTGAAGAGGGACCTCGGGGAGATAATCTCGATCCTCAAAAGGCTCGCGGAGGAGCACAAGTACACCGTGTGCATAGGGAGAACCCACGGCCAGCACGCTGTTCCGACGACATACGGAATGAAGTTCGCGGTGTGGCTCGACGAGATGGGGAGGCACCTTGACAGGATAGGGGAACTGGAAGAAAGGGTTCTGGTTGGCCAGATGAGCGGGGCCGTCGGAACCATGGCGAGCTTCGGGGAGAAGGGCCTCGAGATACAGCGCCTCGTCATGGGGGACCTCGGCCTGAAGCCCGCGGTTATAAGCACCCAGATAATCCAGCGCGACGTCTACGCGGAGCTCATAATGGTCCTCGCGCTGATCGCCTCGACCCTCGACAAGATCGCTCTGGAGATAAGGAACCTCCAGAGGACGGAGATACTCGAGGTCAGCGAGCCCTTTGGCAGGAGGCAGGTCGGTTCGTCGACGATGCCGCACAAGAGGAACCCCGTAAGGAGCGAAAAGGTGAGCGGTCTGGCGAGGGTTCTTTACTCGAACGTGATCCCAGCCCTGCTCAACAACCCCCTCTGGCACGAGAGGGACCTCACTAACTCCTCCGTTGAGCGGGTAATCCTTCCCGAGAGCTTCGTTCTCTTAGATGAGATACTCAAGAGCATCAAGAAGGTTCTCTCCGGCCTGGAGTTCTTCCCTGAGAACATCAAGAAGAACCTATACCTGACCAACAACCTGATAATGGCCGAACCCCTGATGCTGAAGCTGGCCGAAAAGGGCATGGGGCGGCAGGATGCCCACGAACTCGTCAGACAGCTGGCGATGAAGGCTTTTGAGGAGGGAAGGGACCTAATAGAAGTTGCAAAGGAGAGTGAAGAGGTTAAGAAGTTCCTCAATGAGGAGGACTTTGAGGGTCTGAAGCCCGAGAACTACATAGGCCTCGCGCCACGGATAGTCGAAAATGTAATAGCGCGAATAGAGGAGAAAGAGTGGAAAGAAGGTTTTTAA
- a CDS encoding CBS domain-containing protein, whose protein sequence is MAPRIAVGQVVKRKAIIVKPDDTVHRVARILSRNKVGSAVVVKDDEIVGIITDRDILDKVVAKGRDPKTVKVEKVMTKNPVTIEDDYDVQDAIDKMMDKGIRRLLVTRLGKPIGFVTAADLLAAFNAYNSEEEVGEEEAEETEVYGICELCGQYGPLYRVYIGGEEKWVCESCKDDLNL, encoded by the coding sequence ATGGCACCCAGGATAGCCGTGGGACAAGTGGTTAAGAGGAAGGCAATCATCGTCAAACCGGACGACACCGTCCACAGGGTCGCCAGGATCCTCTCGAGGAACAAGGTTGGGAGTGCGGTCGTCGTTAAGGACGACGAGATAGTCGGAATAATCACGGACCGCGATATACTCGACAAGGTCGTCGCAAAGGGGCGCGATCCAAAGACCGTTAAGGTTGAGAAGGTCATGACGAAGAACCCCGTAACGATAGAGGACGATTACGACGTCCAGGACGCGATAGACAAGATGATGGACAAGGGCATCAGGAGGCTCCTCGTTACGAGACTCGGAAAGCCGATAGGCTTCGTCACTGCGGCCGACCTCCTCGCGGCGTTCAACGCCTACAACAGCGAGGAGGAGGTGGGCGAGGAAGAGGCCGAAGAGACGGAGGTCTACGGCATCTGCGAGCTCTGCGGCCAGTACGGGCCTCTCTACCGGGTTTACATAGGCGGCGAGGAGAAGTGGGTGTGCGAGAGCTGTAAGGATGATCTCAACCTCTGA
- the albA gene encoding DNA-binding protein Alba, whose product MAEEHVVYVGKKPVMNYVLAVITQFNEGAKEVSVKARGRAISRAVDVAEIVRNRFLPEVRVKEIKIGTEELPTADGRTANTSTIEIILEKP is encoded by the coding sequence ATGGCTGAGGAGCACGTCGTCTACGTTGGAAAGAAGCCGGTTATGAACTACGTCCTCGCCGTGATAACACAGTTCAACGAGGGCGCTAAGGAGGTCAGCGTCAAGGCTCGCGGTAGGGCCATCAGCAGGGCCGTCGATGTCGCCGAGATCGTCAGGAACAGGTTCCTCCCAGAGGTCAGGGTCAAGGAGATCAAGATCGGCACCGAGGAGCTCCCGACCGCCGACGGCAGAACCGCCAACACCTCGACCATCGAGATCATCCTTGAGAAGCCGTGA
- a CDS encoding ArsR/SmtB family transcription factor has protein sequence MEHNTIDIHDEKAKELAQILMNEKAIAILHLVEDRALSISEISRELNLPISTVSYHIDKMLKVGLVEVAGKKYGKRLQEVKLYRASNKPILLVPRKSVHSVRKKAIPGLEMLHVISLGLAGLISAMVYAASKKVLTPVGISGANATYKGGNVSVMSTPERMPFIATNTSTAAVQTATNATSTTPASSGSALPAVLAVAAFILTFLLASYLLRRRS, from the coding sequence TTGGAGCATAACACCATAGACATCCACGATGAGAAGGCAAAGGAACTGGCCCAGATTCTTATGAACGAGAAGGCGATAGCTATTCTTCACCTCGTGGAAGACCGGGCCCTCTCGATAAGCGAGATCTCGAGGGAGCTCAACCTCCCGATCTCCACCGTTTCGTACCACATCGATAAGATGCTCAAGGTCGGACTCGTCGAGGTGGCGGGGAAGAAGTACGGGAAGAGACTGCAGGAGGTCAAGCTCTATCGGGCGTCCAACAAGCCCATCCTCCTGGTTCCAAGGAAGAGCGTCCACAGCGTTCGGAAGAAGGCGATACCTGGCCTCGAGATGCTCCACGTTATCAGCCTCGGCTTAGCGGGGCTTATCTCCGCGATGGTGTACGCGGCCTCGAAGAAGGTGCTGACTCCGGTTGGAATCTCCGGTGCAAACGCCACTTACAAGGGGGGCAACGTGAGCGTGATGTCCACGCCGGAGAGGATGCCTTTCATAGCAACCAACACCAGCACGGCGGCCGTTCAAACTGCAACAAACGCAACATCCACCACCCCAGCCTCCAGTGGTTCGGCCCTTCCAGCGGTCCTTGCCGTTGCGGCGTTTATCTTAACGTTTCTCCTCGCCTCGTACCTCCTGAGGCGCCGTTCCTGA
- the mtnA gene encoding S-methyl-5-thioribose-1-phosphate isomerase, which produces MEVRYRPEELTRLPRSVEYEKGKVIMIDQTLLPAEFKTIELRTVDGVAEAIVTMKVRGAPAIGAAAAFGLALYADTTKARTKDEFMDGFYSAYERLKNTRPTAVNLFWALNRIKRLVEENLESPLEEIKGLIVEEARRIADEDVEANLRMGHYGAEALPAGNVLTHCNAGSLATVQLGTVGAVLRVMHRDGNLKLLWVDETRPVLQGARLSAWEYDYDGIPLKLIADNAAGFVMQGGKVDAIIVGADRIVANGDFANKIGTYSLAVLAKEHGIPFFTVAPLSTIDLSLRSGKEIPIEERSREEVLTCGGCRIAPDVDVYNPAFDVTPHRYLTGIITDRGVVYPPFERNLRRLFKGEE; this is translated from the coding sequence ATGGAGGTAAGGTACAGGCCGGAGGAGCTGACGAGGCTCCCGAGGAGCGTGGAATACGAGAAAGGGAAGGTCATCATGATAGACCAGACGTTACTCCCCGCGGAGTTCAAGACGATTGAGCTGAGAACGGTCGACGGGGTGGCGGAAGCGATAGTCACGATGAAGGTTCGCGGTGCCCCGGCAATAGGCGCCGCCGCGGCCTTTGGACTGGCCCTTTACGCGGACACCACCAAGGCGAGGACGAAGGACGAATTCATGGACGGCTTTTACTCCGCCTACGAGAGGCTGAAGAACACCCGCCCCACGGCCGTGAACCTCTTCTGGGCCCTCAACCGAATAAAGAGACTCGTCGAGGAGAACCTTGAGAGCCCCCTCGAGGAAATCAAGGGGCTAATCGTCGAGGAGGCGAGGAGGATAGCGGACGAGGACGTCGAGGCTAACCTGCGGATGGGCCACTACGGCGCCGAGGCCCTGCCCGCGGGGAACGTCCTCACCCACTGCAACGCCGGAAGCCTGGCGACGGTTCAGCTCGGAACGGTCGGCGCGGTCCTCAGGGTGATGCACAGGGACGGGAACCTGAAACTTCTGTGGGTGGACGAGACGAGGCCCGTTCTCCAGGGTGCCCGACTGTCAGCCTGGGAGTACGACTACGACGGGATACCGCTCAAGCTGATAGCAGATAACGCGGCCGGCTTCGTTATGCAGGGAGGGAAAGTTGACGCGATAATAGTCGGCGCCGACAGGATAGTGGCCAACGGGGACTTCGCCAACAAGATAGGGACGTACAGCCTCGCGGTTCTCGCTAAGGAGCACGGGATTCCGTTCTTCACCGTTGCGCCGCTCTCCACCATCGACCTCTCGCTCAGGAGCGGGAAGGAGATACCCATCGAGGAGAGGAGTAGAGAGGAAGTTTTAACCTGCGGAGGGTGCAGGATCGCCCCGGACGTCGACGTCTACAACCCTGCCTTCGACGTCACGCCGCATAGGTACCTGACGGGGATAATAACTGACAGGGGCGTGGTTTACCCGCCCTTCGAGAGGAACCTGAGGAGGCTTTTCAAAGGGGAGGAATGA
- a CDS encoding NTPase, translating to MTLRIFVTGPPGVGKTTLVERVAKEADRWGYLVGGMITREVRRNGRRVGFKITALDTGEEGTLASLRGTSRLPGVPFGRYIVHVDELERVGLSAIRRALTEADLIVVDEIGPMEYGSDEFVRTIGEVLKSEKPLLAVVHRRFVDRFRPLGKLHTLSLANRNAEFGIILDEIMRELKGIRG from the coding sequence ATGACGCTGAGAATATTCGTTACGGGTCCGCCGGGCGTTGGAAAGACGACGCTCGTGGAGCGGGTCGCTAAAGAAGCCGACCGCTGGGGTTACCTCGTCGGCGGCATGATAACCCGGGAGGTTAGACGGAACGGAAGGCGCGTGGGTTTTAAAATCACCGCCCTCGACACGGGAGAAGAGGGAACCCTCGCCAGCCTCAGGGGGACCTCCCGCCTTCCGGGTGTTCCCTTCGGGAGGTACATCGTCCACGTGGACGAGCTCGAGCGCGTGGGCCTCTCCGCGATAAGGCGGGCGCTGACGGAGGCCGATCTGATAGTCGTAGACGAAATCGGCCCGATGGAGTACGGGAGTGACGAATTCGTCAGGACAATCGGCGAGGTCCTGAAGTCGGAGAAGCCCCTCCTGGCGGTCGTCCACAGGAGGTTCGTCGACAGGTTCAGGCCGCTGGGAAAGCTCCACACGCTGAGCCTCGCGAACAGGAACGCGGAGTTTGGAATAATCCTGGATGAGATAATGAGGGAACTAAAAGGGATCAGAGGTTGA